One genomic region from Salipiger sp. CCB-MM3 encodes:
- a CDS encoding transcriptional repressor, which yields MRAVGFTEHDHDACVAERVAAAESYCADKRLQFTAARRRVLEILLDEHKALGAYEILDRLKREGRGSQPPVAYRALDFLVTHGFAHRVERLNAYVACAHPCETHFPAFMICRVCDSVAEATSAPSKGLLGAAARDAGFRIEQTVVEAIGVCPACIEAEARQ from the coding sequence ATGAGAGCCGTCGGGTTCACCGAGCATGATCATGATGCCTGCGTTGCAGAGCGGGTGGCCGCCGCAGAGAGCTACTGCGCGGACAAGCGTCTTCAGTTCACGGCGGCCCGGCGTCGGGTGCTCGAAATCCTTTTGGATGAGCACAAGGCGCTCGGTGCCTATGAGATCTTGGACCGGCTAAAACGCGAGGGCCGGGGATCGCAGCCGCCGGTGGCCTACCGGGCGCTCGATTTTCTGGTGACCCATGGCTTTGCGCATCGGGTCGAGCGGCTGAATGCCTATGTCGCCTGCGCGCATCCCTGCGAGACCCATTTTCCCGCCTTCATGATCTGCCGGGTGTGCGACTCGGTGGCCGAGGCGACCTCGGCGCCTTCCAAGGGGCTGCTCGGCGCGGCCGCGCGCGATGCCGGGTTCCGGATCGAGCAGACGGTTGTCGAAGCCATCGGGGTCTGCCCGGCCTGCATCGAGGCTGAGGCCAGGCAATGA
- a CDS encoding aminotransferase class III-fold pyridoxal phosphate-dependent enzyme translates to MRSSAEDRALRERAEKVIPGGMYGHLSARMMPEGFPQFFAGGKGTRLTDVDGNIYIDFMCAYGPNLLGYRDPQVEAAVAAQLALGDTLTGPGPAMVELAEAMVSMVSHADWAMFCKNGGDATMMALMTARAYRGKRKVLVARNAYHGAMPWNTPKPAGVLAEDRAHVIYYDYNDAQALEDAVKQADGDLAGIFASPFRHDTFARQAPVDPEYARAARRLADDYDALLIVDDVRAGLRVARDCSWSEVGVQPDLSSWGKVLGNGQPISALMGNDRAREASAKLYVTGSFWYSAVPMVAALETLRIVRETDYLERMQHVGTLFRDGLQAQSAAAGMPLTLTGPVTMPILMFDEDPDFRLGYAFCREAMLRGIYLSPFHNMFMNAAMTPADIAEVLSATADSFEALKTNRDSITPAPAVLALMGD, encoded by the coding sequence ATGAGGAGTTCAGCCGAGGACCGTGCTCTGCGTGAGCGCGCCGAGAAAGTCATTCCCGGAGGCATGTATGGGCACCTCTCCGCCCGCATGATGCCCGAAGGCTTCCCTCAGTTCTTTGCCGGCGGCAAAGGCACGCGCCTGACCGACGTGGACGGCAATATCTACATCGACTTCATGTGCGCCTACGGGCCGAATCTGCTGGGATATCGAGACCCGCAGGTCGAGGCCGCCGTAGCTGCGCAGCTTGCCCTTGGCGACACGCTTACCGGCCCCGGCCCCGCCATGGTCGAACTCGCCGAGGCGATGGTCTCGATGGTCTCCCATGCAGACTGGGCGATGTTCTGCAAGAACGGCGGTGACGCCACGATGATGGCCCTGATGACCGCCCGCGCCTACCGCGGAAAGCGCAAGGTGCTGGTCGCCAGGAATGCCTACCACGGGGCCATGCCCTGGAACACGCCGAAGCCCGCCGGCGTGCTGGCCGAGGATCGCGCGCATGTCATCTACTATGACTATAACGACGCGCAGGCTCTTGAGGATGCCGTGAAGCAGGCCGATGGCGACCTCGCAGGCATCTTCGCCTCACCCTTCCGGCACGACACTTTCGCACGCCAGGCCCCCGTCGATCCCGAGTACGCCCGTGCCGCACGACGCCTCGCAGATGACTACGACGCGCTGCTGATCGTGGACGACGTCCGCGCCGGTCTGCGAGTCGCTCGCGACTGCTCGTGGTCCGAGGTTGGCGTACAGCCCGACCTGTCATCCTGGGGCAAGGTGCTCGGCAACGGCCAGCCGATCTCGGCCTTGATGGGCAACGACCGGGCACGCGAGGCCTCGGCAAAGCTCTACGTTACCGGTTCTTTCTGGTATTCGGCCGTGCCCATGGTCGCTGCCCTGGAGACTCTGCGGATCGTCCGCGAAACCGACTATCTTGAGCGGATGCAGCACGTCGGCACCCTCTTCCGCGACGGTCTGCAAGCGCAATCCGCCGCTGCCGGAATGCCACTGACCCTGACCGGGCCAGTTACCATGCCGATCCTGATGTTCGACGAGGATCCCGACTTCCGGCTGGGCTATGCCTTCTGCCGCGAAGCCATGTTGCGGGGCATCTACCTCAGTCCGTTCCACAACATGTTCATGAATGCCGCCATGACGCCGGCGGACATCGCTGAAGTGCTGTCGGCCACCGCCGATAGTTTCGAGGCACTCAAGACCAACCGAGACAGCATCACCCCCGCGCCCGCCGTTCTGGCGCTGATGGGTGACTGA
- a CDS encoding zinc ABC transporter substrate-binding protein, whose product MSRKLILGTVSALGLASAAAAEVPSVAADIPPVHSLVSIVMDGVGTPDLLVQPGASPHGYSLRPSEAEALERADAVFWIGEGLEPWLKGSIDALAEDAHVVELAETDGTTELEFREGATFEAHSHDHGAHEEHEHEEHDEHAGAHDHDDHDHDHDHDHEGHDDDHDHEEAHDHDGHDHEKHAHDAHGHDHHGHDPHAWLDPENARVWLDVIAAELSDLDPENAATYRANADAGKADIETLIGEISAQLEPVRGKNFIVFHDAYHYFENRFEFPASGSISIGDASDPSPARIEEIQDKVAELGVTCAFTEPQFNGDLVATVFRGSDAKTGVMDPLGADLEPGKDLYPQLLRNLASSLTGCLG is encoded by the coding sequence ATGTCCAGAAAACTGATCCTCGGCACCGTGTCCGCCCTCGGTCTCGCCAGCGCCGCTGCCGCAGAGGTGCCCTCGGTTGCCGCGGATATCCCCCCTGTCCACTCTCTCGTGTCGATTGTGATGGATGGGGTCGGCACGCCCGACCTTCTGGTACAGCCCGGCGCGTCTCCGCATGGCTATTCGCTGCGTCCCTCCGAGGCCGAAGCCCTCGAGCGGGCCGATGCGGTGTTCTGGATCGGCGAGGGGCTGGAACCTTGGCTGAAAGGCTCGATCGACGCTCTAGCCGAGGATGCCCATGTGGTCGAACTGGCGGAAACCGACGGCACCACCGAGCTGGAGTTCCGCGAAGGCGCGACCTTCGAGGCGCACAGCCATGATCACGGCGCGCACGAGGAACACGAGCACGAAGAGCACGATGAGCACGCGGGCGCTCACGATCACGATGACCATGACCATGACCATGACCATGACCATGAGGGTCACGACGACGATCATGACCACGAAGAAGCGCATGACCACGACGGGCACGATCATGAAAAGCACGCGCATGACGCGCATGGCCATGACCACCACGGCCACGACCCGCACGCATGGCTCGACCCTGAAAACGCGCGCGTCTGGCTCGACGTGATTGCAGCGGAACTGTCGGACCTGGATCCGGAAAACGCCGCCACCTACCGCGCGAATGCCGACGCCGGAAAGGCCGACATCGAGACGCTGATCGGCGAGATCTCGGCGCAGCTCGAGCCGGTGCGCGGCAAGAACTTCATCGTGTTCCACGACGCCTACCACTATTTCGAGAACCGTTTCGAATTCCCGGCAAGCGGCTCGATCTCGATCGGTGATGCATCGGACCCCAGCCCGGCCCGGATCGAGGAGATCCAGGATAAGGTGGCTGAGCTGGGCGTCACATGTGCTTTCACTGAACCGCAGTTCAATGGCGATCTTGTCGCCACCGTCTTCCGCGGCAGCGACGCAAAGACCGGCGTGATGGATCCGCTGGGCGCGGATCTGGAGCCGGGCAAGGACCTCTACCCGCAGCTTCTGCGCAACCTTGCAAGCAGCCTGACCGGCTGCCTCGGCTGA
- a CDS encoding TetR/AcrR family transcriptional regulator, whose product MLATEQLLETLLGTEITLAMIAERAGVPLTSVYHFFPNRNAVFIELARHYHDALGQLTHQPLTTLPTTWQNYLLARHAEGRDYLNKHPAALRLFMGAGVSVEVRTLDLNGNTALAEVRAQQLRHHFDCRGLDDLAEWLAIAFGLIDGIWAISYANHGRISDYYLEESWHAAVAYLRRFMPETLKMKNFDQHQHNGMIFD is encoded by the coding sequence TTGCTCGCCACGGAGCAGCTGCTCGAAACCTTGCTTGGGACTGAAATCACCTTGGCCATGATCGCCGAACGCGCCGGGGTGCCGCTGACGTCAGTCTACCACTTCTTCCCCAACCGCAACGCAGTCTTCATCGAACTGGCGCGGCACTACCACGATGCGCTCGGGCAGCTGACACATCAGCCACTGACAACGCTGCCGACGACTTGGCAGAACTACCTTCTCGCCCGCCACGCCGAGGGGCGCGACTATCTCAACAAACATCCAGCCGCGCTGCGGCTCTTCATGGGTGCGGGCGTGAGCGTCGAGGTCCGCACACTTGACCTGAACGGCAATACGGCGCTCGCTGAAGTGCGCGCCCAACAGCTGCGGCACCACTTCGACTGCCGCGGTCTCGACGACCTGGCTGAGTGGCTCGCGATCGCCTTTGGATTGATCGACGGAATTTGGGCAATCTCCTATGCCAACCACGGGCGGATCAGCGACTACTACCTCGAGGAGTCTTGGCATGCAGCGGTCGCCTACCTCCGGCGTTTCATGCCGGAGACCCTGAAGATGAAAAATTTCGACCAGCATCAGCATAATGGAATGATCTTCGATTAA